The Candidatus Hydrogenisulfobacillus filiaventi sequence CTCATCGGCCTCCGGCCGCAGGGCGTCCTTCCCGTCGGGCGCGGCCGAGACATGCACCAACAGCACCGGCGCTCCTGCCGCCCGGCAGGCCTCGGCCAGTTCGGCTGCCCGCGCCACCACCACCTGAGCCGGATAGGGCTCGGTGGGCATGCCCACAATCCCGCGTTGCAGGTCAATCAGCACCAGGGCCGTGGTGGCCGGATCCAGCTTCAAGCTCATGCCGTCTCCCCCTCCGTTCAACCTGCCGGCCCGCAGGCCGCCGATAGTTAAAGGCTAAAACATTCCCCGCCGCCTGTAAAGGTCCTAGAGGTGCCACTGCCAGCGTCGGCCTTCCCGCAGCCGCCAGCGCACCACGCGGTAAGCCGAAGCGGTGTTTTCCACCAGATAGCAGGTGCCGCCGGGCCGCACCTGGCCCCAGACCGCGGCCCCCGCCGCCTCCGGCGGCAACACCGCTGCCGCCAGTAGGCGGCCATCGGGCCGGAACACCTCCAGCCGCGGGGCGGCCGTGGCCATGTTCACGGCCAGGTACAGGCGGCCGCGGGCATCCACCCCCAGGAGCTCTGCCGTCGCCAGGGGGAGGGGGCTCTGCAGCCGCACCTCCTGGGGCCGGCCCTGGCCCCCGTTCCAGACCGCTACCGTTCGGGTCCGGCGAGCGCCGCCCTCCAGCAGCGCGTAGAGCCGGTCCCCCGGGCCCGCAGCCACTTCGGACACGAAGGCGTCCAGGGCCCCAGGGATTGGCGCCCGCGCCTGCCCTTGCGGACCCACCGTGCGGGCCGCCAGGACCGCCTCCCGTTGCCCGCCCGCACTATAGCGGGCCAGCTCGCCGGTCAGCTCCCCCTGCCCCACCTGAATCACGGAAGCATAAATCCCCCCGCCCGGGGCGGGGGCCAGGCTCCAGACCGCCCCCGTCCGGTGGGGGAGGCCCAGGGTCCATTCCTGCCGGGCGCCGTTCAAGGTGAAGACCCGCACCTTGAGGTTGTCGCCGGCATAAATCCGGCCGTGCGGTCCCACCGCCAGGCTCTCCACCACCGAATCCGGCAGGGGGATGGCCCCCCGTAGCTGACCGCCCCGCAGCTCCAGCAGCCGGTGGCGGTAGGTATCCGCCACCAGAAACCCGTCTCCGCCCAGGGACACAAAGGCCAGCGGCCCGTAACGCCGGCCGTTGATGCCGGTCTCAAGCCCCACTGCCCGCTGCCAGGGCAAGTCCACCGCCACCCCGGTCCGGATGAGCGCCCACACCGGGACGCGGTGCAGGCCGGCTGCCAGCACCAAACCGCCCACGGCCAAGCCCCCTGCAACGGCTGCGGCCGCCAGAACCCGCCTTGCCACCAGCCTCCCCCTTCCGGCCCGGCCCGTCCCCGGCCGGACCCGGATCAGGATATGGAGGCGGAAGGGGGTTCAGTCCCGGCCGCAGCGGGGGGCAGCTCCCGCCAGCCCCCGGTTTGCCGTTCGAACAGCCGCCCGGGGTAGGCGAAGTAGAGCCAGAGGCGCGGCGCCGGCAGGCCGGCCGCCTCCAGCAGCGCCCCGTAGGCGCGGAGCTGGGCAGCATGGGCCTCCAGCTCCGGGCCGGGGTCACGGGCAAAGCCGAGTCCCACGAAGTCGGTTTTATACTCCACCACGATCCAGCCGCCGGCGGTGCGCACCACCAGGTCGGCCTGCCCCATCCAGGCGGTGCCGTGCACGGATCCCGCCAGGGGATATTCGGGATACAGGGCCAGGATACGGCTGCCCGCGGGGTCGCCGGGATCCCAGGCCTGGCCCGGAACCAGGCGGCCCAGCACCGGATGGGCCAGGGTCCGCCGGACCAGCTCCCCGGCCGCGCCGCCGGGGAGGTCCTCACGCCGGCCGTTGAAATGCCGCCGCAGCGCGGCATGGTAGGCCCGGCCGACCTCGAGGCCGCCCCCCGGTTCCCGCTCCCCCGCGCCGCCCCCGCCCTGCCGGCTCGGGGTCTGCACCGCCGGAGCCGGGATCCAGATTGGGGTCGCCGCCGGGGCGACGGCCGGGCCTGCTACGGGGGGCGGCAACGCCTGCGCCGCGGGCGGGACCGGTGCCGGTTCCCCCCGGAAACCCTCCGGCACCGCCGGCCAGCAGGCAAAGGGGGTGCCTTCCGGCTTGTAGTCCAGCAGCAGCAGGTAGTCCCGGGCCCGGGTCAGGGCCACGTACAGGAGGCGGATGCGCTCCGCCTCCAGCCGCTCCGCCTCGGACGCGCGGACGCGGGCAAATCCGGCGGTGGCCAGCCCGCCCAGGCGGGCCTCGACCCGCCCGCTGGCCCGGTCCACCAGCCATCCCTCCCGGGGTGGGGGCGGAGGCATCCAGTTGGCCACCACCACCGCCGGCCATTCCAGCCCCTTGGCGCGGTGAACGGTCACCAGGTGCACCGCCTGGCGCCCGCTGCCCTCGGGGACCGGAGCTTCGGGTTCGTCCTCGTCCGCCAGCAGCCGCGCCCACAGCCAGGCCACAAAGCGGACGCCGTCGCCCACCGCCCGCGCCTGACGAGCCCACTCCGCCAGCTTGCGCACGTTGGCCAGCGCCTGCAGGTCGCCGGCCGCCTCCAGCACCGCCTCCAGCCCGCTGCGCCGGCGCAGGAGGTCGAGCAGGGCGGCCGGGTCGCGGTGCTCCAGCTCCCGGCGCGCCTCCGCCAGCAGCCGCAGCCAGGCCACGACTTCCGGCTCCCCCTCCTCCCCCGGCCGGCGCGGGTCAAATCCGCCCCCGGCGCGGCGGTGTGCCGCCAGTCGCACGTCGCTGACCCCGGCCCAAGGCGAACGCAGGAAGCCCACCACCGCCGCCCGGTCGTCCGGGTCCCAGACCGCCCGCAGGAACAGGATGGCCCCCCGCACTTCGTCCTGCCGGAAAAAGGCGTTGCCCCCTTCGCTGGCCAAGGGGATCCCCGCCTGGCTGAACACTTCGCGGTACAGGGACAGCCCGGTGCGCTGCGGTACCACCAGCGCGCAATCGCCCCAGGTGAGCGGACGCTCCCCTTCCGGGCTGCGCACCGGCCAGCCCTCGCGGACCGCCCGGGTCAGCCATGCGGCCGCCTGACGCGCCTCCTCCAGGCGGGCCTCCCGCACGGTTCCCGGCACGGTGCCGCCCAGGGCCACCGCCGGACGGGGCCGCCGATCGGGGTGACTGGCCTCCAGGGGCCGGTACGGGGCAGCGGAACCGGTGCCGGCCAGGAGGGTGGGCATGAGGGTGTTGACCAGCTCCAGGATGCCCCCTGCCGACCGGAAATTGCGGGTGATGGCCAGCCGCCCCGCCTCGGCCCGGGTTTCCAGCTCCCCGGCCAGGTCGATGTAGGTCTCCACATCCGCCTGACGGAAGCGGTAGATGGACTGCTGCGGATCCCCCACCACGAACAGCCGGCCGGGCGGGATGGGGGCGCGCCGCCAGTCCTCCGCCGCCGGGTCCCCTGCCAGCCGGAAGACAATCTCCGCCTGCACGGGGTCGGTGTCCTGGAATTCGTCCACCATAATCAGCCGCCAGCGGGCGGCCAGGGCCCGTCGGACCGCCGGCTGCCCGGCCAGCAGGTCCCGGCACTCCCTCAGCAGGTCGTCAAAATGCAGCACCCCGGCCTGCAGGCGGGCGCGACGCCAGAACGGCCGCCAGTCCCCGTCCAGCAGGCGGAGCCAGCGCCCGGCCCACCAGGCCGCCAGTTCCGACGCCAGGACGGCGTAACCCTCCGCCGCCTCCCGCAAGGCTGCCTTCTGGCGGTCCAGGGCAGCCGGGTCCCGCCAGCGGCGCCGGCTGCCCTTGGGCGCCCAGCTGATGGGCCGCAGGAAGACCCGCCAGCGGTCCGGCACCGGCATCTCCGCCGCCCGCTCCAGCCAGCGGCCCCATTCCTCCAGCTGCCGGCGCCCCGGCTCATCCGCGTCCGCCGCCAGGGCCGCGGCCTGCGCCAGCTGCCGCTGCCGGATGCGCCAGGCGGCCAGGTACGCGTCCACCGCCGGGGCGGGGTCGGGGCCCAGCGGCGGCAGGCG is a genomic window containing:
- a CDS encoding conserved protein of unknown function (Evidence 4 : Unknown function but conserved in other organisms); this encodes MARRVLAAAAVAGGLAVGGLVLAAGLHRVPVWALIRTGVAVDLPWQRAVGLETGINGRRYGPLAFVSLGGDGFLVADTYRHRLLELRGGQLRGAIPLPDSVVESLAVGPHGRIYAGDNLKVRVFTLNGARQEWTLGLPHRTGAVWSLAPAPGGGIYASVIQVGQGELTGELARYSAGGQREAVLAARTVGPQGQARAPIPGALDAFVSEVAAGPGDRLYALLEGGARRTRTVAVWNGGQGRPQEVRLQSPLPLATAELLGVDARGRLYLAVNMATAAPRLEVFRPDGRLLAAAVLPPEAAGAAVWGQVRPGGTCYLVENTASAYRVVRWRLREGRRWQWHL
- a CDS encoding putative DNA helicase (Evidence 3 : Putative function from multiple computational evidences; Product type e : enzyme) translates to MGIDDAAARRLASGDFRRSWTVEAGAGTGKTTLLVERVLTAVLREGIPLEQVVLITFMEEAAYEILERLEARLAALEAAGGADPGRLARVRAALPAAPITTIHGLAARILRDFALEAGISPGFQVLDARAEAERFEEAWQAWLASATGERQEVLGVLLALGVKPAELQASARAAERGGRLPPLGPDPAPAVDAYLAAWRIRQRQLAQAAALAADADEPGRRQLEEWGRWLERAAEMPVPDRWRVFLRPISWAPKGSRRRWRDPAALDRQKAALREAAEGYAVLASELAAWWAGRWLRLLDGDWRPFWRRARLQAGVLHFDDLLRECRDLLAGQPAVRRALAARWRLIMVDEFQDTDPVQAEIVFRLAGDPAAEDWRRAPIPPGRLFVVGDPQQSIYRFRQADVETYIDLAGELETRAEAGRLAITRNFRSAGGILELVNTLMPTLLAGTGSAAPYRPLEASHPDRRPRPAVALGGTVPGTVREARLEEARQAAAWLTRAVREGWPVRSPEGERPLTWGDCALVVPQRTGLSLYREVFSQAGIPLASEGGNAFFRQDEVRGAILFLRAVWDPDDRAAVVGFLRSPWAGVSDVRLAAHRRAGGGFDPRRPGEEGEPEVVAWLRLLAEARRELEHRDPAALLDLLRRRSGLEAVLEAAGDLQALANVRKLAEWARQARAVGDGVRFVAWLWARLLADEDEPEAPVPEGSGRQAVHLVTVHRAKGLEWPAVVVANWMPPPPPREGWLVDRASGRVEARLGGLATAGFARVRASEAERLEAERIRLLYVALTRARDYLLLLDYKPEGTPFACWPAVPEGFRGEPAPVPPAAQALPPPVAGPAVAPAATPIWIPAPAVQTPSRQGGGGAGEREPGGGLEVGRAYHAALRRHFNGRREDLPGGAAGELVRRTLAHPVLGRLVPGQAWDPGDPAGSRILALYPEYPLAGSVHGTAWMGQADLVVRTAGGWIVVEYKTDFVGLGFARDPGPELEAHAAQLRAYGALLEAAGLPAPRLWLYFAYPGRLFERQTGGWRELPPAAAGTEPPSASIS